One Natrinema marinum genomic window carries:
- a CDS encoding MATE family efflux transporter: protein MAVREDSDGGLTDGPLVRPMLRLAWPLVVIQLLQVTYNVGDTFWLGALSPDAVGAVSLAFPLLFLLIAVGGGFTTAGAILIAQHTGAKSGDAGLIAGQTLSFVSLVAAALGALGFVATEPMLAALPADAETGAEIIPLAAGYLQIFFLGLPFLFGFYVFVALMRGYGTTRAPMRVMLVSVVLNLALDPLFIFGVGPFPRLEVEGAAVATLISRGLATLIGVYLLYYTNVGPDIRAAHLRPRLEYVTKITRLGTPSALEQSMTALALVAMTAMVVTFPPAVVAAYGLGNRLLSLAFLPALGLGQATDTIVGQNLGAGKPDRAARAVRIAAGTIAAIMLSAGAVAALFPEPFVSVFVTADAAGKAATIDYGATYLRFAAVGFAFMGVLQVIQGAFRGAGNTKTALAFAVLGLWIVRVPVTYALVFVADWGPTGVWTGVVVGDIAGAMAAAAWFTRGTWKRSIVGDSGDGSRSAEATDSESVAE, encoded by the coding sequence ATGGCAGTTCGAGAGGATTCCGACGGCGGGCTCACCGACGGCCCGCTCGTCCGGCCGATGCTCCGGCTGGCGTGGCCGCTGGTGGTCATCCAGCTCCTGCAGGTCACCTACAACGTCGGCGACACCTTCTGGCTGGGCGCGCTCTCGCCGGACGCAGTCGGGGCGGTGAGCCTCGCCTTTCCGCTCCTCTTCTTACTGATCGCGGTCGGCGGCGGCTTTACGACCGCCGGCGCGATCCTGATCGCCCAACACACCGGCGCGAAAAGCGGCGACGCGGGGCTGATCGCCGGCCAGACGCTCTCGTTCGTCTCGCTGGTCGCCGCCGCCCTCGGTGCGCTGGGCTTCGTCGCGACCGAGCCGATGCTGGCCGCTCTGCCCGCCGACGCCGAGACGGGGGCCGAGATCATCCCGCTCGCGGCGGGTTACCTACAGATCTTTTTCCTCGGGCTTCCCTTCCTCTTCGGCTTCTACGTCTTCGTCGCGCTCATGCGCGGCTACGGCACCACGCGCGCGCCGATGCGGGTGATGCTCGTCAGCGTCGTGCTCAACCTCGCGCTCGATCCGCTGTTCATCTTCGGCGTCGGCCCGTTCCCTCGCCTCGAGGTGGAAGGTGCCGCCGTCGCGACGCTCATCTCGCGCGGGCTCGCGACGCTGATCGGCGTCTATCTGCTGTACTACACCAACGTCGGGCCGGACATCCGGGCCGCACACCTCCGTCCGCGCTTGGAGTACGTCACGAAGATCACGCGACTGGGGACGCCGTCGGCGCTCGAGCAGTCGATGACCGCCCTCGCGCTGGTCGCGATGACGGCGATGGTCGTGACCTTCCCGCCAGCGGTGGTCGCGGCGTACGGGCTGGGTAACCGGCTGCTCTCGCTGGCGTTCCTGCCAGCGCTCGGGCTGGGACAAGCGACGGACACGATCGTCGGCCAGAACCTGGGGGCGGGCAAACCCGACCGCGCGGCGCGAGCGGTCAGGATCGCCGCAGGGACGATCGCGGCGATCATGCTCTCGGCAGGCGCGGTCGCCGCGCTGTTCCCCGAGCCGTTCGTCTCGGTGTTCGTCACGGCCGACGCGGCGGGGAAGGCGGCGACGATCGACTACGGCGCGACCTACCTCCGCTTCGCCGCGGTCGGCTTCGCGTTCATGGGGGTCTTGCAGGTGATTCAGGGCGCGTTCCGCGGGGCCGGAAACACGAAGACGGCGCTCGCGTTCGCCGTGCTGGGGCTCTGGATCGTCCGCGTGCCCGTCACCTACGCGCTCGTCTTCGTCGCCGACTGGGGGCCGACCGGCGTCTGGACGGGCGTCGTCGTCGGCGACATCGCCGGGGCGATGGCGGCCGCCGCGTGGTTTACGCGGGGGACGTGGAAGCGGTCGATCGTCGGCGATAGCGGGGACGGCTCGAGATCGGCCGAGGCGACCGACTCGGAGTCGGTCGCGGAGTAA
- the mtnP gene encoding S-methyl-5'-thioadenosine phosphorylase, whose translation MTIGVIGGSGLYEALALENTRSEDVSTPYGEPSEAITIGELAGREVAFLPRHGEDHRHPPSDAPYRANLYALKSVGVDRVIATNAVGSLRENLPPRALVVPDQIFDRTKHRSPTFFGDGMVVHMGFAEPYCPAMVDHLATAAAAATGDETATERGGTYVCIEGPQFSTKAESEFYRSQGWDIVGMTAIPEAKLAREAELSYATVAGVTDYDVWKEDSEVSLEEVLANAAANEDAINAVVERAIRTMPDDFESEAWSALEGTINTPTEAIPEETRERVDLLAGDYL comes from the coding sequence ATGACCATCGGCGTTATCGGCGGCAGCGGACTGTACGAGGCGCTGGCGCTCGAGAACACGCGCAGCGAGGACGTGTCGACACCCTACGGCGAGCCGAGCGAGGCGATCACGATCGGCGAACTCGCCGGGCGGGAGGTGGCATTCCTTCCGCGCCACGGCGAAGACCACCGGCATCCGCCGAGCGATGCGCCCTACCGGGCGAACCTCTACGCGCTCAAATCGGTCGGCGTCGACCGCGTGATCGCCACGAACGCGGTCGGGAGCCTGCGCGAGAACCTCCCGCCGCGGGCGCTCGTCGTGCCAGACCAGATATTCGACCGGACCAAGCACCGCTCGCCGACGTTCTTCGGCGACGGGATGGTCGTCCACATGGGCTTTGCCGAGCCGTACTGCCCGGCGATGGTCGATCACCTCGCGACGGCGGCTGCGGCGGCCACTGGCGACGAGACGGCGACCGAGCGGGGCGGCACCTACGTCTGCATCGAGGGCCCGCAGTTCTCCACGAAGGCGGAAAGCGAGTTCTACCGGTCGCAGGGCTGGGACATCGTCGGGATGACCGCCATCCCGGAGGCCAAACTCGCCCGCGAAGCCGAACTCAGCTACGCCACCGTCGCCGGCGTCACCGACTACGACGTCTGGAAGGAGGACAGCGAGGTCTCCCTCGAGGAGGTCCTCGCGAACGCCGCGGCCAACGAGGACGCCATCAACGCGGTCGTCGAACGCGCGATCCGGACGATGCCCGACGACTTCGAGAGCGAGGCTTGGTCCGCGCTCGAGGGGACCATCAACACCCCGACCGAGGCGATCCCCGAAGAGACACGCGAGCGCGTCGACCTGCTGGCCGGCGACTACCTCTGA
- a CDS encoding segregation/condensation protein A: MTSEEPEEPTATQGSSDKRTGRETTRERRESHSDSGKSSGERDDDIPLNITGHEDRERPGETVPGGGEDRTSADESDESVLEFTDVKTDAADDADDEEVEPVELLVQLAEDGEIDPWDIDVVRVTDKFLEAIEDADLRTSGRALFYASVLLRMKSDELFATDEPDDEELPPWEAPFADDGAMDAEGGGEGHPPGFDPIENLEEEMERRLERKHARGKPETLDELVRELRTAERDSWWKESRTYDTSDSPKGYDRGVQELNYHSGDDFRVDDEPTSDDVTHTTHEEDIESVIDDVEAELEAHYERGREEVLYAEIDEVGGTRVMTYLALLFLAHRGRVRLEQDELFGDLWIQEVTVESEASEAIAD, encoded by the coding sequence ATGACTAGCGAGGAGCCTGAGGAGCCAACGGCGACGCAAGGCTCCTCGGATAAGCGAACGGGGAGGGAAACGACCCGTGAGCGACGGGAGTCGCACAGTGACTCCGGAAAGTCGAGCGGGGAGCGAGACGACGACATTCCACTGAACATCACCGGCCACGAGGACCGCGAGCGGCCTGGCGAGACGGTCCCCGGCGGCGGCGAGGACCGCACGTCAGCGGACGAGTCCGACGAATCGGTCCTCGAGTTCACGGATGTCAAAACCGACGCCGCGGACGACGCGGACGACGAGGAAGTCGAACCCGTCGAACTGCTCGTCCAACTCGCCGAGGACGGCGAGATCGACCCCTGGGACATCGACGTCGTCCGGGTCACCGACAAGTTCCTCGAGGCGATCGAAGACGCCGACCTCCGCACGTCGGGGCGGGCGCTGTTCTACGCGAGCGTCCTCCTGCGGATGAAAAGCGACGAGCTGTTCGCGACCGACGAGCCCGACGACGAGGAGCTGCCGCCGTGGGAGGCCCCCTTCGCCGACGACGGTGCGATGGATGCCGAGGGCGGCGGCGAGGGGCATCCGCCGGGGTTCGACCCCATCGAAAATCTCGAAGAAGAGATGGAGCGACGCCTCGAGCGCAAACACGCCCGCGGGAAGCCGGAGACGCTGGACGAACTCGTCCGGGAACTCCGGACCGCAGAGCGCGACAGCTGGTGGAAGGAATCGCGGACGTACGACACGAGCGACTCGCCGAAAGGGTACGATCGCGGCGTCCAAGAGCTGAACTACCACTCGGGGGACGACTTCCGGGTCGACGACGAGCCGACCAGCGACGACGTGACTCACACGACCCACGAGGAGGACATCGAGTCGGTCATCGACGACGTGGAGGCCGAACTCGAGGCCCACTACGAGCGGGGTCGCGAGGAGGTGCTCTACGCCGAGATCGACGAGGTCGGCGGCACGCGCGTGATGACGTATCTCGCATTGCTCTTTCTCGCCCATCGCGGTCGAGTCAGGCTCGAGCAGGACGAACTGTTCGGCGACCTCTGGATTCAGGAGGTCACGGTGGAGTCCGAGGCGAGCGAAGCGATCGCCGACTAA
- the smc gene encoding chromosome segregation protein SMC: MYIKALVLDNFKSFGRKTKIPFYEDFTVVTGPNGSGKSNIIDAVLFALGLARTRGIRAEKLTDLIYNPGHEDGDSSAGPREATVEVILDNEDETLTRSQVVNAAGSDDVGDVDEIRIRRRVKETEDNYYSYYYLNDRSVNLSDIQDLLAQAGVTPEGYNVVMQGDVTEIINMTPHARREIIDEIAGVAEFDAKKEDAFGELETVQERIDEAELRIEEKRDRLDQLADERRQAMRYRRLRREKEEYEGYKKASELEEKRDELDSLESTVDDLEDEHRELQRELDEREGTVVRLQEDLEDLNAEIERKGEDEQLRIKSEIEEIKGDISRLEDKIEASDETIEEAESKRREAFVQIDRKQETIDDLESEMREHKLEKASLKGEIQEREAERDDLEAEIEAVDTEFDELKADLAERKDELEEAKTEKNDLQREQDRLLDEARRRSNAISEKEATIEDRREALPEIESERGDLERELEKAERNRANIAEVVDDLKREKRRLQSDADDLDDEIQAKQQEYAELEANAGESGDSSFGRAVTTILNSGIDGVHGAVAQLGTVPGEYAVACETAAGGRLANVVVDDDVIGQQCIEHLKSRNAGRATFLPLTDMSQRRLPNAPSGPGIVDFAYNLVDFDDQYAGVFSYVLGDTLVVEDIETARSYMGDYRMVTLDGDLVEKSGAMTGGSGGGSRYSFTGGGEGQLERVAKQITELQEERESIREELRGVEERLDDARDRKSDAADEVRSIESEIEGLDEKRERIEAEIEDLEDDLADLREERESVDERMNEISGEIESKTAAVEEIEADIAELERELADSKIPELTDQIEALEAEIDEREGRIQDLDSKLNELSLEKEYAEDAIEDLHDDIESAQNRKAEHEERIEEYEAEIGGKREELEDKREAVEELEEELTELKAERSDLKDELSEARTKRDQQQDRVNTVESKLEDARERANSLEWEIESLESEVGDYDPEDVPDHDTVLEMIDLLQADMEAMEPVNMLAIDEYDEVRSDLEELEEGKATLVEEAEGIRDRIEQYETQKKQTFMDSYDEIAEQFTEIFEKLSEGTGTLHLENEDDPFDGGLTMKAQPGDKPIQRLDAMSGGEKSLTALAFIFAIQRHNPAPFYALDEVDAFLDAVNAERIGEMVDELSEKAQFVVVSHRSAMLDRSERAIGVTMQQDNVSAVTGIDLSSGEVPADD; this comes from the coding sequence ATGTACATCAAGGCGCTGGTCCTGGACAACTTCAAGAGCTTCGGCCGGAAGACCAAGATCCCGTTTTACGAGGACTTCACGGTCGTCACGGGGCCGAACGGCTCCGGCAAGTCGAACATCATCGACGCCGTCCTCTTCGCGCTCGGACTCGCCCGAACGCGGGGAATCCGCGCCGAGAAGCTGACGGACCTCATCTATAACCCCGGCCACGAAGACGGCGACTCCTCGGCCGGCCCCCGCGAGGCCACCGTCGAGGTCATCCTCGACAACGAAGACGAGACGCTGACGCGCTCGCAGGTCGTCAACGCGGCGGGCAGCGACGACGTCGGCGATGTCGACGAGATCCGCATCCGTCGCCGCGTCAAGGAAACCGAGGACAACTACTACTCCTACTACTACCTGAACGATCGCTCGGTCAACCTCTCGGACATTCAGGACCTGCTCGCACAGGCCGGCGTCACCCCGGAGGGGTACAACGTCGTCATGCAGGGCGACGTCACCGAGATCATCAACATGACGCCCCACGCCCGCCGGGAGATCATCGACGAGATCGCGGGCGTCGCCGAGTTCGACGCGAAAAAAGAGGACGCCTTCGGCGAACTCGAGACGGTTCAAGAACGCATCGACGAGGCCGAACTCCGCATCGAGGAGAAACGCGATCGGCTCGACCAACTCGCCGACGAGCGCCGGCAAGCGATGCGCTACCGCCGGCTCCGCCGCGAAAAGGAAGAGTACGAGGGCTACAAGAAAGCCAGCGAACTCGAGGAAAAACGCGACGAACTCGACTCGCTCGAGTCGACCGTCGACGACCTCGAGGACGAGCACAGAGAACTCCAGCGCGAACTCGACGAGCGCGAGGGGACGGTCGTCCGCTTACAGGAGGATCTCGAGGACTTAAACGCCGAAATCGAGCGCAAGGGCGAGGACGAACAGCTCCGGATCAAAAGCGAGATCGAGGAGATCAAAGGCGACATCTCGCGGCTCGAGGACAAAATCGAGGCCAGCGACGAAACGATCGAAGAGGCCGAGTCGAAGCGCCGCGAGGCGTTCGTCCAGATCGACCGCAAGCAGGAGACGATCGACGACCTCGAGAGCGAGATGCGCGAGCACAAGCTCGAGAAGGCTTCGCTCAAGGGAGAAATCCAGGAACGCGAAGCCGAACGCGACGATCTCGAGGCCGAGATCGAGGCCGTCGACACCGAGTTCGACGAGCTCAAAGCCGACCTCGCCGAGCGCAAAGACGAACTCGAGGAAGCGAAAACCGAGAAGAACGACCTCCAGCGCGAACAAGACCGCCTGCTTGACGAGGCCCGACGGCGCTCGAACGCCATCAGCGAGAAAGAAGCCACGATCGAGGACCGCCGCGAAGCACTCCCCGAGATCGAGAGCGAGCGCGGCGACCTGGAGCGCGAACTCGAGAAGGCCGAGCGAAACCGCGCGAACATCGCGGAAGTGGTCGACGACCTGAAACGCGAGAAGCGACGGCTCCAATCCGACGCCGACGATCTGGACGATGAGATCCAGGCCAAACAGCAGGAGTACGCCGAACTCGAGGCAAACGCAGGCGAGAGCGGCGACTCTTCGTTCGGTCGCGCGGTGACGACGATCCTCAACTCGGGGATCGACGGCGTCCACGGCGCGGTCGCCCAGCTCGGGACCGTCCCCGGCGAGTACGCGGTGGCGTGCGAAACGGCAGCGGGCGGCCGGCTGGCGAACGTGGTCGTCGACGACGACGTGATCGGCCAGCAGTGTATCGAACACCTCAAATCGCGCAACGCGGGCCGGGCGACGTTCCTCCCGCTGACGGACATGAGCCAGCGCCGGCTTCCCAACGCGCCGAGCGGTCCGGGGATCGTCGACTTCGCGTACAACCTCGTCGACTTCGACGACCAGTACGCCGGCGTCTTCTCCTACGTCCTCGGCGATACGCTGGTCGTCGAGGACATCGAGACCGCCCGCTCGTACATGGGCGATTACCGGATGGTCACGCTCGACGGCGACTTAGTCGAGAAAAGCGGCGCGATGACCGGCGGCTCGGGCGGCGGCTCGCGGTACTCGTTCACCGGCGGCGGCGAGGGCCAACTCGAGCGCGTCGCCAAACAGATCACCGAGCTTCAGGAGGAACGCGAGTCGATCCGCGAGGAGCTACGGGGCGTCGAGGAGCGCCTCGACGACGCCCGCGACCGCAAGAGCGACGCGGCAGACGAGGTGCGCTCGATCGAGTCCGAGATCGAGGGACTCGACGAGAAGCGCGAGCGGATCGAAGCGGAGATCGAAGACCTCGAGGACGACCTCGCGGACCTCCGCGAGGAGCGCGAGTCCGTCGACGAGCGGATGAACGAGATCTCCGGCGAGATCGAATCGAAGACGGCCGCCGTCGAGGAGATCGAAGCCGACATAGCCGAACTCGAGAGAGAACTCGCCGACTCGAAGATCCCCGAGCTGACCGATCAGATCGAGGCACTCGAGGCCGAGATCGACGAACGCGAGGGCCGCATTCAGGACCTCGACAGCAAACTGAACGAACTGAGCCTCGAGAAGGAGTACGCCGAGGACGCCATCGAGGATCTCCACGACGACATCGAGAGCGCGCAGAACCGCAAAGCCGAACACGAAGAGCGGATCGAGGAGTACGAAGCGGAGATCGGCGGAAAGCGCGAGGAACTCGAGGACAAACGCGAGGCGGTCGAAGAACTCGAGGAGGAACTGACGGAACTGAAAGCCGAACGGAGCGACCTCAAGGACGAACTCTCCGAGGCCCGGACGAAACGCGACCAGCAGCAAGACCGGGTCAACACCGTCGAGAGCAAACTCGAGGACGCACGCGAGCGCGCGAACAGCCTCGAGTGGGAGATCGAATCGCTCGAGTCGGAGGTCGGCGACTACGACCCCGAAGACGTGCCCGATCACGACACCGTCCTCGAGATGATCGACCTCTTGCAGGCCGATATGGAGGCGATGGAGCCGGTCAACATGCTCGCGATCGACGAGTACGACGAGGTCAGAAGCGACCTCGAGGAACTCGAGGAGGGGAAGGCGACGCTAGTCGAGGAGGCGGAAGGCATTCGCGACCGGATCGAGCAGTACGAGACCCAGAAGAAGCAGACGTTCATGGACTCCTACGACGAGATCGCCGAACAGTTCACGGAGATCTTCGAGAAGCTTTCGGAGGGGACCGGGACGCTCCACTTGGAGAACGAAGACGATCCGTTCGACGGCGGGCTGACGATGAAGGCCCAGCCGGGCGACAAGCCGATCCAGCGGCTGGACGCGATGTCCGGCGGCGAGAAGTCCCTGACCGCGCTCGCCTTCATCTTCGCGATCCAGCGGCACAACCCGGCCCCGTTCTACGCGTTGGACGAGGTCGACGCCTTCCTCGACGCCGTCAACGCCGAGCGAATCGGCGAGATGGTCGACGAACTCTCCGAGAAGGCCCAGTTCGTCGTCGTTTCCCACCGCTCGGCGATGCTCGACCGCTCCGAGCGGGCGATCGGCGTGACGATGCAACAGGACAACGTGAGCGCGGTGACCGGTATCGATCTGAGTAGCGGGGAGGTTCCCGCCGATGACTAG
- a CDS encoding DUF7518 family protein: MSNNRVEKLESTVAELESTVEGLTDELIEAKERIRVLEAELDADTPTRVPERRSEEAGTESSKTPEAEPDEVAEAAADAEEDGAAGDEAEDSGSDDIIVA, translated from the coding sequence ATGTCGAACAACCGCGTCGAGAAACTGGAATCGACGGTTGCGGAACTCGAGTCGACGGTCGAAGGGCTGACGGACGAGCTGATCGAGGCGAAAGAGCGGATCCGCGTCCTCGAGGCAGAACTCGATGCTGACACGCCGACGCGCGTTCCCGAACGGCGCAGCGAGGAGGCGGGCACCGAGTCGTCGAAGACGCCCGAAGCCGAACCCGACGAGGTGGCCGAGGCGGCTGCCGACGCCGAGGAAGACGGCGCGGCCGGGGACGAAGCGGAAGACTCAGGTAGCGACGACATTATCGTCGCGTAA
- a CDS encoding SDR family oxidoreductase yields the protein MSQQQVTAPTVSNEEIYRFPDDSFTERNVCLVTGAASGIGRATALAAAGNGLTVAATDIDEDGLAGTVDRGEELDLEGRIESVPGNLTDDDDLERVVEEAAELGDIKYLANVAGMQHIDPIDEFPMETYDRMHQIMLRAPLYLSKLCIPHFRETEDGAGCVGNMASVHGHYVTSDKVAYNVSKFGLRGLTQSIAAEGDGRIRAFSISTGYVKTPLVTAQLEDTAEQRGISVDEVIEDVMLGQSRVKEMMEPIDVANLYLLGFSDLGRHLDGGDLLFDGGMTLTYE from the coding sequence ATGTCCCAGCAACAGGTGACGGCACCCACCGTCTCGAACGAAGAGATCTACCGGTTCCCCGACGACTCGTTTACCGAGCGCAACGTCTGTCTCGTGACGGGCGCGGCTTCGGGCATCGGCCGGGCGACCGCGCTGGCCGCCGCCGGCAATGGACTGACCGTCGCGGCCACCGACATCGACGAGGACGGACTCGCGGGGACCGTCGACCGCGGCGAGGAACTCGATCTCGAGGGACGAATCGAGTCGGTTCCCGGCAATCTGACCGATGACGACGACCTCGAGCGTGTCGTCGAGGAGGCCGCGGAGTTGGGCGATATCAAGTACCTCGCGAACGTTGCGGGGATGCAACACATCGACCCGATCGACGAGTTCCCGATGGAGACCTACGACCGGATGCATCAGATAATGCTCCGGGCGCCGCTGTACCTCTCGAAGCTCTGCATTCCGCACTTTCGGGAGACCGAGGACGGCGCGGGCTGTGTCGGCAACATGGCCTCGGTCCACGGCCACTACGTCACCAGCGACAAGGTCGCCTACAACGTCTCGAAGTTCGGCCTGCGCGGGCTGACCCAATCGATCGCCGCCGAGGGCGACGGACGGATTCGGGCGTTCTCGATCAGCACCGGCTACGTGAAAACGCCGCTGGTGACAGCCCAACTCGAGGACACCGCCGAACAGCGCGGCATTTCGGTCGACGAAGTGATCGAGGACGTGATGCTCGGCCAGTCCCGCGTCAAGGAGATGATGGAGCCGATCGACGTCGCCAACCTCTACCTGCTCGGCTTCTCCGATCTCGGCCGACACTTAGACGGCGGTGACCTGTTGTTTGATGGTGGCATGACGCTAACCTACGAGTAA
- a CDS encoding AMP-binding protein translates to MSGNTSPSLEDIDEIVHEPSREFVESTNVYDFMQEYGIEDYDELIERTTTDLEGEPESGVDWFWDELVDYLGIEFYEEYDEIRDDSEGPQFTDWYPGGELNVAHNVVDRHAELGEERRNKVATIWEGEDGEVREITYHELRRQANQVANALEERGVETGDTVGLYMPMVPEVVSILYGCFKVGAIAVPIFSGFGVDAAATRIADSEPSVLFTGDGFYRRGDPVFLKSAADEAIEEAGYVESTIVFDRLGSSTKTSEHEIPWDDDRDEWWHDAVETRDDEYETKSLDSSQESMLLYSSGTTGQPKGIVHTHAGVQVQCPKEVYFGMDLKPSDRFFWVSDIGWMMGPWTLIGTHTFGGTVFMYEGAPDYPDPDRFWEMIDRHKLTQFGISPTAIRALRKHGDDWLSGHDLSSLRILGSTGEPWDPESWHWFYENVGGGDAPIVNISGGTEICGCFLMPMPTQSLKPCTLGGPGLGMDIDIVDREGNSIKDDHERGYLVARDSCPSMTKSLWSGDERYLEEYWSTFEDMWNHGDWAQQDEDGFWFLHGRADDTLNVAGRKVGPAEVEGALIDHDAVNQAAAIGAPDDTTGTAVVTYVVLEAGHDETDDLREELRAQVGDELGKPFRPREVLFVDEFPKTQSGKIIRRAIQATYVGEDLGDMSSIENPAALEELEDAR, encoded by the coding sequence ATGTCCGGAAACACCAGCCCCAGCCTCGAGGACATCGACGAGATCGTCCACGAGCCCAGTCGGGAGTTCGTCGAGTCGACGAACGTCTACGACTTCATGCAGGAGTACGGGATCGAGGACTACGACGAGCTCATCGAACGAACGACGACCGACCTCGAGGGCGAACCCGAGAGCGGCGTCGACTGGTTTTGGGACGAACTCGTCGACTACCTCGGGATCGAGTTCTACGAGGAGTACGACGAAATCCGGGACGACAGTGAGGGACCGCAGTTCACCGACTGGTACCCCGGCGGCGAACTCAACGTCGCCCACAACGTCGTGGACCGCCACGCCGAACTCGGCGAGGAGCGACGAAACAAGGTCGCGACCATCTGGGAGGGCGAGGACGGCGAGGTCAGGGAGATAACCTACCACGAACTCCGCAGGCAAGCGAATCAAGTGGCGAACGCCCTCGAGGAGCGCGGCGTCGAAACGGGCGACACCGTCGGGCTCTACATGCCGATGGTCCCCGAGGTCGTCTCGATCCTCTATGGCTGTTTCAAGGTCGGCGCGATCGCGGTGCCGATCTTCTCCGGCTTCGGCGTCGACGCGGCGGCGACCCGGATCGCCGACTCCGAGCCGTCCGTACTGTTCACCGGCGACGGCTTCTATCGGCGCGGCGATCCGGTCTTCCTCAAGTCCGCGGCCGACGAGGCGATCGAGGAAGCGGGCTACGTCGAGTCGACGATCGTCTTCGACAGATTGGGCTCGAGCACTAAAACGAGCGAACACGAGATCCCGTGGGACGACGACCGCGACGAGTGGTGGCACGACGCCGTCGAGACCCGAGACGACGAGTACGAGACGAAATCGCTCGACTCGAGCCAGGAATCGATGCTGCTGTACTCCTCGGGGACCACGGGCCAGCCGAAGGGGATCGTCCACACCCACGCCGGCGTGCAGGTCCAGTGTCCGAAGGAGGTCTACTTCGGGATGGACCTCAAACCGTCCGACCGATTCTTCTGGGTGTCGGACATCGGCTGGATGATGGGGCCGTGGACGCTGATCGGCACTCACACCTTCGGCGGCACCGTCTTCATGTACGAGGGCGCGCCGGACTACCCCGATCCCGACCGGTTCTGGGAGATGATCGACCGCCACAAACTCACCCAGTTCGGTATCTCGCCGACTGCCATCCGCGCGCTGCGCAAGCATGGCGATGACTGGCTCTCCGGCCACGACCTCTCGAGCCTCCGAATTCTGGGCTCGACGGGCGAACCGTGGGACCCCGAGTCCTGGCACTGGTTCTACGAGAACGTCGGCGGCGGCGACGCGCCGATCGTCAACATCTCCGGGGGCACCGAGATCTGTGGCTGCTTCCTGATGCCGATGCCGACCCAGTCGCTCAAACCCTGCACGCTCGGCGGTCCGGGCCTCGGGATGGACATCGACATCGTCGACCGCGAGGGGAACTCGATCAAAGACGACCACGAACGGGGCTACCTCGTCGCGCGAGACTCCTGTCCCTCGATGACGAAATCGCTCTGGTCGGGCGACGAGCGCTACCTCGAGGAGTACTGGTCGACCTTCGAGGACATGTGGAACCACGGCGACTGGGCCCAGCAAGACGAGGACGGCTTCTGGTTCCTCCACGGCCGCGCCGACGACACGTTGAACGTCGCCGGTCGCAAGGTCGGCCCCGCCGAGGTCGAGGGCGCGCTCATCGACCACGACGCGGTCAACCAGGCCGCCGCCATCGGCGCGCCGGACGACACCACCGGCACCGCGGTCGTCACCTACGTCGTCCTCGAGGCCGGCCACGACGAAACGGACGACCTCCGCGAGGAACTGCGCGCGCAGGTCGGCGACGAGTTAGGAAAGCCGTTCCGCCCGCGCGAGGTGCTGTTCGTCGACGAGTTCCCCAAGACCCAGTCGGGCAAGATCATCCGCAGAGCGATTCAGGCGACCTACGTCGGCGAGGACCTCGGGGACATGAGCAGCATCGAGAACCCAGCGGCGCTGGAGGAACTCGAGGACGCGCGCTAG